A region of the Pricia mediterranea genome:
AAACGGCCGGCATTGAACATCAGGCCATCGTGGATTTTGCCGCCTCAATGCAGTTTCAGGATGTATTTTTGATCGGAGAAAATTTTGCGCGAACGGACAGTCATCTAAGAAGTTTCACGGCTTTCGAACAGCTTTCTGAATATCTGATGAAAAATCCCGTCCCCAAGAATAGCAACCTGCTTATCAAGGGCTCAAGGGGTATGGCGTTGGAACGAATATTGGAAATATTGTAGAAATAGAGAGGGAACGTACTGCCACTTAGTTTCGCCGGGACCGTTGGACCTAGGCTTTGTGGGATATACTGGATTCGAACCAGTGACCTCTGCCCTGTCAAGGCAGCGCTCTAAACCAACTGAGCTAATATCCCAATAAATAAAAAGCCATCCGCGGTGGATGACTTTACGTGGGCGCGAAGGGATTCGAACCCCTGACCCCTTGGGTGTAAACCAAGTGCTCTGAACCAACTGAGCTACGCGCCCGTGAAAGCTGTCTGGTAGACCGTTTTGAAATTAGCCGACCAAGCGGGTGCAAATATAGAACTCTTTTAATTGTTCCAAAAGAAAAATAGTAAAAAATCAGACCACCTCCGCCACGGTAAAAGTACTGCCACCAATAAAGATAAAATCGGTGGGACTAGCGCATTCTCGGGCAATGCGATAAGCACTCGCTACAGATGGATAATTTTTCCCCCGTAACCCGTAAGTTTTCCCGTGTTCCCGCAATTTCTCGACATCTAGGCCACGGGGAATATCGGGCCGACAGAAATAATATTCAGCATTTTTAGGGAACAGCGGCAATATGGCATCTAGATTTTTGTCCTTTACAAACCCCAGCACGATGTGTAGTTTGTCATAGTGCTGTTGGGCCAGCTGATTCAACACCGCCGTCAATCCCTCTGTATTGTGCGCGGTATCGCAGATTACTGTCGGTGCGGTACCTAAAACCTGCCACCTGCCCATGAGGCCGGTATTTTGCACCACGTTATTGAGACCAGCGACGATATGCTGTTCTGCAATCTTAAAATTTGGGAGTCTACGAAGGATCGCAACAACACCCTTTACATTCTTTGTTTGATAAGCACCCAGAAGCCCGGTTTCATAATTATTTTGTACATCGCGATCGGCATAGACCAATTCGGCATTCTTTGAAGCTGCCACCGCTTCGAACACCTCGGCGGTATCTTCTTGATACTCCCCAATGACGACCGGAACGTCGCTCTTAATGATCCCGGCTTTCTCAAAGGCTATCTTGGGGAGGGTATCGCCCAGTAGATCTACGTGGTCCCATCCGATATTGGTAATTAGAGCGACTTCAGGAACAATGATATTGGTGGAATCCAATCGGCCGCCCAGGCCCACCTCGACAATCGCGATGTCCACTTTTTGTTGGGCGAAATAATCGAACGCCATGCCTACACACATCTCGAAGAAGGAGAGTCCGTTTGCATTAAAAAAGGATAGGTTTTCTTGGATAAAATCCACCACGAACTCTTCATCAATAGGACTTCCGTTGATTTTGATGCGTTCCCTAAAATCCTTGAGATGGGGAGAAGTGTAGAGTCCCGTTTTATAACCTGCTTCCTGCAGCACGGATGCGAGCATGTGGCTGCTGGAGCCTTTTCCGTTGGTACCGCCGACATGAATGCTCTTGAACTTTTTTTCGGGATGGCCAAGATGTGCCGCTAGGGCGAGGGTTTTATCCAACTTGTCGTTGAAAGCCGACTTTCCCTTTTGCTGGTACATTGGAAGCTGCTCGAACATCCAATCCAAGGTCTGCCTATAGGTCACTCTCCCAATTTGAAATTGACCACCACAAAACCGACCTGTTGGCTCGGGGCATTTGAATCTTGGTTCCATCTGTGCTTAAAAGCAGTTTTTTTCGCTGGTTCCAACAGGCAAGGGCTGTTGTTGGTAGTGCCCTTAACGCCCGGCTGGGCGCTGACGACATTGCCGTTTCTATCGACCACGATCTTGACCACTACCCTGCCCTCTTCGTTACATTCTTGCCTGACAGCACCCTTACTGGCCAGGGAACGACCGTTGAGACCATAGCCGCCCGTACCGCTTCCGGAACCGGGGCTTCCATAATAACTGGTAGAATAGGGGTCACCATCGGGAGAACCTTTGTCGCCAGGTCTGCTGTCATCACCCTCGGAACCTGAGGCCGTGCCGTCCGATTTATTGAGTCCGCCCATGAGCTCATCCAACCTTTTCTTTTTGGCGTCGCGTTCTTGCTGGGCTTTTTCCTCTGCTTCCCGCTTTTGTAGGGCTATGCGGGCGGCTTCCTCCCTTTTTCTTTCCGCTTCGGCTTCTTTTCGAGCTGCTTCGGCCTCGGCCTTTTTCTGGGCAGCTCTTTTGGCTTCCTCGGCCTTGCGTTTTTCTTCCTCCGCCTTTTTTATTCTTACAGCCTCCTCGTTTTCCTGGGTAAGGACTTTTTCCGAGGGGACTTCCTTAGCCACGGTTTCCTCGGGCTCTTCTTCGGGTACCTCTTCGGCCTCCTCTTCAACGACCTCCTCTTCTATTATTTCCTCAACGACCTCCTCCTCTTGTTCGACCGGTTCAATGGGCGGGGTATCCATGGGTTCTGACTGAATCTTTTCTTTGGGCTGCACGTTTCCACTACCAAATTCGGTGGTGCCGAAATTGACGGTAATTCCGTTTTCGATGGGCGGGTCCATATAGGTAAGGCCGATATAGAACAATACCAGCAGCAACACGCTAAGGAGAAAAGTAGTCAGCGTGAAGGATTTCTTTTTGTGTTTCGTATCCAAATACGACATGGTATCCGTTTAGTTATGATCTATTATTCGCTTTGCACTCGAGGTATAATCCACTGAAGAACAATCGCCAATAACGCGATGAGCAAGTCAATATACCCCTTAAAGGTAAGCAAATCAATTTTGATCAATTCGGTCGTACGGCCAAGATAACTTTGTAACTGTTCCGGTTGGCGATGTCCATGACGTGTACCGCCTCTTTAATCGCCACGCTTTCTTCGGCCCGGAGAATTATGGTCGGCTTGTCTTGTCCTTCCAAGGCTTTTTTGAGTTCGACCTCGATATAGTCCCCGTTAATACGTTCGTTGTTAACAAAATACTGCAGATTTTTGTCGATACTCACCGAAACGTTCTGGGTATTGGTCGATTTGCCCTTCGCTTTAGGCAATAACAGATCCAACGCGTTGGGGGAATTGGCCGTGAGCATAAAGAATATCAATAACAAGAATACAATATCCGTCATCGAGGACATGCTAAAATCGGGACTCACCTTATTTCTTCCTCTTAATTTCACGTTCTATCTAATTTTTAACGCACTTGGTTCTTCCTTGAACTAATTCATTCTGTTCGCATCCGGACTTCAGAAAACGGGATTAAAAACAGGGAGAAAAGATGTGTCGAAATCCGGTTTTGCGCAAATATTAAGTTTTAAACCTTATTTTACTGCCCTGAATTTCGTTTCCCTATCCTGGTTCTTGCACCCTGCTCTATCATCTGACAACATGTCCATACAATGGATCGCCAACTCACTAATTTTTTACAAACTTATAAACCCATAAACTGCTAATGGAAGGTCAAAGTTTGCAATCACGGACCAACGGCCCGGGTTAAGAGAATTGGTTCTTGGCTCTCGGCTCTTGGCTCTTGGCTCTAATTTTACAGCGGTTCGTTCAAGAGATCTAAGAACTCGACCGCATTGGCTTCCATTTTATGCACAACTTTATCCGTACGGTTGACCAAATGGTTGTAGCCGATGTATGCAATTATTCCGACAATTAGACCGGCAACCGTCGTAGTCATGGCGGTATAAATACCTGATGCCAAGGAGCCCATTTCGGCCTGTCCGCCACTAGATGCCATTTCGTGAAAGGCCAAGATCATACCGATTACGGTACCTAAGAAACCGATCATGGGCCCGGCACCTGCGACAGTTGCCAATACGCTCACGTTTTTTTCAAGTTTGTAAACTTCCAAAGTGCCCGCATTCTCTATGGCGGTATTAATATCGTCCAGAGGTTTTCCAATTCGGGAAACCCCTTTTTCAATCAATCGCGCCACTGGGGAATCGGTTTGGGCACAGAGCATCTTTGCCGCTTCCAACTTGCCTGTCGTGACGTAGTCCCGAATCTGGTTCATAAAATTGCTATCGATTTTTGAGGCGGCCTTGATCGCAAAAATCCGTTCAAAATAAATATAAGATGCCACGAAAAGCATAATGAACAACACGGTGATGATCAGTATACTTCCGGCGCCACCGCTAAAAATAAGGTCGATTACGGAAAGTGTCTTTTCTTCCGACATCATATCCCCAACCTGGGGATCCTGCGCCGCATCTTGGAATAGCATCATAGAATTCTTAGTTATTTGAGAGACTGTTATGAAATATGTCGATTATTTTTTTGGGCCCCTTTTTTAAGCCGACGCGCAAGTTGGCTCCATGTTCAAAGGCCAAATCGTAGGTCTTTACTCGGCCGCCCTGTCGTTAAAATTTTATATCGCAGCTTAGGTTATGCCAGAAAATTTGGCCTAGGACGGCATCAAAAATGACCTATAAAAATTTTGATCGCACAATTCAAAACAGTCTCTAAGCCTTAAAACGAGTTCGGTCTTGCCTCTATAACGGTAGTTTATCGATAAAATTATACATTCAACACAAAATTTCTAAGAAGTGCGAACACGACCGCACCGGCAATAAAACCGGCAAAAGCGAGCCATGCGATTTTTTTCAAGTACCAGAAAAAATCAATTTTCTCCATTCCCATGGCAACAACTCCCGCTGCAGAACCGATAATCAGCATACTACCGCCCGTTCCGGCCGAGTAGGCGATAAAGTGCCACACGGGGTCGTCGATAGGTACGGAGAACATCCCCATACTTGCCGCGACCAACGGAACGTTATCGATTATTGCGGAACCGACACCTAAGATCAGCACCACCAAATCGGATACCAACTCGCCTCTTGATTCCGTGCCCAACATGGGTACGTTGGCGTCAAGGCTCTGGGCAAATTCGAAGAGCATTCCCAATGATTCCAGGGCTCCTACGGCAAGTAATATTCCGAGGAAGAATAGAATGCTGGGCATTTCAATTTTCGAAAGGGAAGCGTGCACGGGACTGTGGTATCCTACCGTATCATCGCCTTCGCCCTCCACGTTGGTTATACTGAACTTCGATTTACTATAAATTTCGGCGAAGGTGGCCACTACCGCCAACGAAAGCATCATTCCGACATATGGGGGCAGGTGGGTAACCGTCTTAAAAAACGGAACGAACACAATTGCGCCCAGTCCTAGGTACAACATGGTAGCTCCGTGTTCGGATTTGGGTTCGTCGACCACTTCTTCCGGGTCGTCCGCGAGTGTCCCCTGAAATACTTTATATCTTCCCGCCAGCAATACGGGTACGATCATACAAACGATGGATGGCAATAGCACGTGTTCTATCAATACCAGGGTAGTTACCTTGTTGCCAATCCAAAGCATGGTCGTGGTAACATCACCAATTGGCGACCATGCACCCCCTGCATTTGCCGTGATAACGATAAGACCGGCAAACCACAATCGGGTTTCCCGATCCTTGATTACTTTTTGCAGAATGGTTACCAGTACGATCGTAGCGGTAAGATTATCGATAATAGCGGAGAGTATAAAGGCCAATATCGAAAATATCCATAACAGCTTTTTCTTGCTCTTGGTCTTGATAAAGCCTTTAATCGTGGCGAAACCGTCAAAATAATCAATGATTTCAACAATTGTCATCGCCCCCAAAAGAAAGACCAGGATCTCGGCCGTTTTACCCAAATGGTGCAATAGTATTTCCTCGAGACCTGTGGGTTCGAGTTCCTTCAATTCCGAATTTACCTCGAACACATCCATGTTGGTCAATGCTATAATCGCCCAAAGTAAGGCCATCATCCCCAAAGCGGGAATGAGCTTGTCGATTTTCAGGTTGTGCTCCAAGGTTATCGCCAGATAGCCCAGGACGAATACAATAATAATAATGGTCTCCATACTCGATCGGTTTTTAGGGTTCTATTTTAGTGTTAGTCAATTGGATTCAAAATGGCCTCAGGAATGTTATTCTCCGGGAGATTTTTAAAGATATTCATATTTTCCTTGTTAAATGGAAGCGAGCGCATGTAATTATCATTTCATCCGCTTGAGGGATCAAATTACCACAAAATCGACGAAAGAGTTGATTTTCCCGGCATTCAATACTATCAAGTTTCACCTCCGTTCTCGATTTAAGCTGAACCGGCCTTCGCTCCTATGGTCATTACGTGAAAATAATTTAGGAATGGATTCATATCAGTAGTGTCAAGAAAACCACAACTGACAAATATAAAAATTTGGGGCAGAATCCGGCCAAAACTTTTTATTTAACCTTTGTTTAGATACCAAGGATATCGAATTTACCATGTTTCAGGGTGGTTGTCCAATCAGACCCGTAATCTACCATCCCATTATTTGCTACGTCCTCCAATTAATTTACGTGTTTCAGTTCACTCTAACACTATTCTTCCTTAAAGGACAGGCGTGCTTATCATTTATGTTCTTGTAGCAATCGCAAGCTTTGGATTTTGACCGACCTCTAGAAGGTTATGGCTTATGAAATACACTCACCTTGGATAAGCTGGATGGTCTTTTCGCATAAAATATCGCAACGGAAATGTTCCGTATTGTTTCATAGTTCTATATTTGTAAGGAACCTATTGAGCATAAACACCATGGATTTTTCACTATCGGAAGAACATCATATGATACGGCAAGCGGCCCGTGATTTCGCTCGCAACGAACTGCTCCCCGGGGTTATAGAACGTGACGATGCACAGGAATTTCCCGCGGAACAAATAAAAAAGCTGGGGGAATTGGGTTTTATGGGGATGATGGCCGACCCCAAGTACAATGGTAGTGGAATGGACACCCTTTCTTACGTCATCGCCATGGAAGAAATTTCGAAAATCGATGCTTCGACCTCGGTGGTAATGTCAGTTAATAATTCTTTGGTCTGTTGGGGATTAGAAACTTTCGGCACCGAAGAACAGAAACAAAAATATTTGGCCCGTTTGGCCTCTGGAGAGGTTATAGGGGCCTTCTGCCTATCAGAACCGGAAGCGGGCAGCGATGCCACTTCCCAGAAAACTACGGCCATGGACAAAGGCGACCATTACGTGCTGAACGGAACAAAGAATTGGATCACCAACGGCAATTCGGCCGATGTTCACTTGGTCATCGCCCAGACCGATAAAGAAAAAGGCCACAAGGGCATCAACGCCCTGATCGTTGAAAAAGGGATGCCCGGTTTCGAAATCGGCCCCAAAGAGAATAAATTGGGCATCCGCGGAAGCGATACCCATTCCCTCAATTTCAATGACGTAAAGATTCCCAAACAGAATCGTATCGGCGAAGACGGTTTTGGCTTCAAGTTCGCCATGAAAACATTGGCCGGCGGTCGCATAGGTATCGCCGCCCAGGCCCTCGGTATCGCGGCGGGGGCCTTTGAGCTTTCCCTTGCCTATTCAAAAGAGCGGAAAGCCTTCGGCACCGAAATTGCCAACCACCAGGCTATCGCCTTTAAGCTGGCCGATATGCATACCCAGATCGAAGCCGCCCGACATCTCGTTTATAAGGCGGCCTGGGAAAAGGACAATGGCAAGAATTACGACCTGTCGGGAGCCGTGGCCAAATTATACGCCTCACAGATTGCCATGGAAACGACGGTCGAGGCCGTACAAATTCACGGCGGTAACGGATATGTGAAAGATTACCACGTCGAACGGCTGATGCGCGATGCCAAGATTACCCAGATTTACGAAGGCACTTCCGAAATACAGAAAATTGTAATCTCACGGACTATTCTGAGGGATTAGCAAGGGAGCTTCCATGTCTAAGTCAGTCTTGATTCCTATTGCAAGCGCTTCCCAATTACTAAAATCTCAATTATCGCCCTTCAAAATATCGATATTGCATTTTTACTAGGTATTTATTTGTAACGTTGGATTTCTTATTTGTTTTATCATCATATCGTGCTCAAAAAGCATCAAAAACTCTATTTTTGAGCGGATATCGCAATGGTCTGTACCCAATTTTGATACAGAATCAAGCCGATAGATACTGGTATGATATAACATGAACCAAGTAAACTACCACTGATGACATTGATAAAACAAGGGCTTTACCTGCCGCAATTCGAGCATGACAACTGTGGCGCAGGATTTATCTGTAGCCTAAAAGGGAAGAAATCCAACGACATCATTCATAAGGCCTTGGAGATATTGCATAAGTTGGAGCACCGCGGTGCCGTCAGCGCCGATGGGAAGACCGGTGACGGCGCCGGGATCCTTATCGATATTCCCCATGATTTTTTCCAGGCGGAATGCGATTTTGAACTTCCGGAACCGGGTACATATGCGGTTAGCAACGTATTTCTACCCAAAAAGGAGAATCAGCGCAACTTCTGTATGGCCATCTTCGAAGAGAACATCAAAAAACAGGGGCTCGAACTTCTGGGCTGGCGCGACGTGCCGGTGAACCGCTCCATTCCCGGGCGAATAGCCGTGGAGACAGAGCCTTTTATAAAACAGATCTTTATCGCGAAGGAAAGTGGCAACCAAGACGCTTTTAATTTCAACCTGAAACTCTTTATCGCCCGAAAAATTACCGAGCATACCATCAACGACTCCAAGCTTTCAGAAAGTAAATTTTTCTACGTCCCCAGCCTTTCCACAAAAATCATCATTTTCAAGGGTCTGTTGATGCCGAAAGATATCAGCTTGTACTACGAAGACCTCATGGATCCCCGGGTGGTCACACGACTTTCGCTGGTACACCAGCGGTTCTCCACCAATACATTTCCGACCTGGGACCTCGCACAACCCTTCCGTTACATGTGCCATAACGGCGAGATAAACACCCTACGGGGCAACGTTTCAAGAATGCTGTCCCGGGAAGAACTGATGGAGAGCGATTGGTTCGGGGATGAGATCAAAAATATACTACCGATCATTCTTCCCGATAAATCCGATTCCGCAACCATGGATATGGTCGTGGAACTGCTGTTGATGACCGGCCGTTCGCTGCCCGAAGCGATGATGATCTTGGTACCCGAAGCTTGGGAGAAAAATCCCGATATGTCGGAGGCCAAAAGGGCTTTTTACGAATACCATTCTTGTATGATGGAGCCTTGGGACGGTCCTGCATCCATTCCGTTTACCGACGGAAACTTCATCGGGGCGGTACTTGACCGTAACGGCCTGCGCCCCTCGCGCTACACCGTGACCAAAAACGAATACGTGGTGATGTCGTCGGAAACCGGGGTAATGGACATCGCCCCGGAAAACGTGGAATTCCACGGCCGTTTAGAACCGGGCAAGATGTTCTTGGTCGATATGGCCGAGGGCCGTATTATAAACGACGAGGAAATCAAGGAGGACATTGCCCGTCGGCATCCCTATGGAAAATGGTTGGATGACAATATGGTGCATCTGCGGGACATTCCCTATAATGATTGCCCGCTATTTTTGGGGGAGGCTTCCCTAACACAGCGGAAGTCCGTTTTCGGCTATACTCTGGAAGATATCAACACCATCATACTCCCGATGGGAAAAAACGCCAAAGAGCCCATTGGTTCCATGGGTTCCGATACCCCGATTGCCGTATTGTCGGAAAGGCCCCAACTGATCTACAATTATTTTAAACAACTTTTTGCCCAGGTGACCAACCCGCCATTGGACGGTATCCGCGAAGAACTCATTACCGACATCAGCCTTACCTTGGGCAGCGACCACAACATATTCGACTTCTCCGAACTGCACTGCCGGAAACTGAAAATACAGAATCCGGTCATTTCCAAAGAGGACCTGGATAAGATTAAAAATTACGATGCGAGTCCCGATTACAAAGTAGTCTCCATTCCCACCCTGTACAATATCGATAAAGGCTACAACGGCCTTGAGGATGCCCTTGAGTCAATTTTGCACCAAGCCTCGAAGGTGGCCGATGACGGGGCCAACATCATCATCCTATCGGACAGGGGCGTCGATAAAGACCACGCCCCGATTCCCGCATTATTATCCTGCTCGTACGTAAATAGCGGTCTGCAACGGCTGGGTAAAAGAAATAAGCTCAGTATCATCGTTGAATCCGCGGAACCCCGAGAAGTGCACCATTTTTGCCTCTTGTTCGGATTTGGCGCCAGTGCCATTAATCCGTATCTGGTCAACGAAATCATCGGCGAACAGATCGAGGAACACGATATTACCGAATTCACATTCGGGGAAGCCGTAAAAAACTACAACAAGGCCATCGGAAAAGGCATTCTGAAGGTCATGAACAAAATAGGCATTTCTACCCTGAACTCCTACCGCGGTTCTCAGCTTTTCGAATGTATCGGAATCAATACCAGCGTGGTAGACACTTATTTTCCGAACACGCCTACACGTATTCAAGGGGTAGGCTTGTACCAGATCGAAAAAGAAATTGCCAAGCGGCACCGAAAGGCCTTTTCCAAAAAAGATGTGGCCGCCACCCTTGATCTTGAAATCGGCGGTGAGTACCGTTGGCGAAGGGATGGTGAAAAGCACATGTTCAATCCCCTTTCCGTGGCCAAGCTACAAAAAGCGGTACGGGGAAACGAGGCCACTACCTATAAGGAATATGCCGACATGGTCAACGAACAGACCAAGAACCTGATGACCATCAGAGGCCTTTTCGAATTTTCGAACTACGATCCGATTCCCTTGGAGGAGGTCGAACCATGGACCGAAATCGTTAAGCGCTTCAAGACCGGTGCCATGTCCTATGGCTCCATCAGTAAAGAGGCCCATGAAAATTTGGCCATTGCCATGAACCGGATCGGGGGGAAGAGCAACTCCGGGGAGGGCGGGGAAGATGCCGAACGTTTTTATAAAAACGCAACCGGAGACTGGCGAAACTCCGCGATTAAGCAAGTGGCCTCCGGCCGTTTCGGGGTCACCTCCGATTACCTGACAAACGCCCGTGAGATCCAGATTAAAATGGCCCAGGGTGCCAAGCCCGGGGAAGGTGGGCAACTACCGGGCCCCAAGGTGAACCCGGCCATCGCCAAAACTCGAAACTCGACCCCGTATGTGGGGTTGATATCGCCCCCACCCCATCACGACATCTATTCTATCGAAGATTTATCGCAGTTGATATACGATCTCAAATCGGCCAATCGGGAGGCTCGTATCAACGTAAAACTGGTCTCCGAAGTGGGCGTGGGTACGGTGGCCGCCGGGGTTTCGAAAGCGAAGGCCGATGTGATACTCATTTCCGGATTTGACGGAGGTACCGGTGCCTCGCCCCTGACCTCCCTTAAACACGCAGGCCTACCTTGGGAACTTGGTATCGCCGAGGCGCAACAGACCTTGGTGATGAACGATCTTCGCAATCGGATAGTACTCGAATGCGACGGACAGCTCAAGACCGGACGTGATGTGGCGGTAGCCTGTCTATTGGGCGCGGAGGAATTTGGATTTTCTACCGCACCCCTGGTCGCTTCGGGTTGCATCATGATGCGTGTATGTCATTTGAACACCTGTCCCGTTGGTATCGCCACCCAGAACCCCGAACTCCGGAAAAAGTTCGAGGGCAAGCCCGAACATGTCGTCAACTATATGTATTTCGTTGCCCAAGAACTCCGGGAAATCATGGCCCAGCTAGGATTCAGGACAGTGAACGAAATGGTGGGCCAAGTAAAAAAGCTGGACCGTAGAAAAGCTATCAACCATTATAAGGCCAAGGGTATCGACCTGACACCCATTTTGCATCAGGTGGATGTACCGGTGGGAACCAAATTTCACAACACCCAAAAACAGCAACATAATGTTGACCAGTCCATTGAATTTGATATCATCGCCAAGGCCAATCCGTCGTTGTTCCGAAAGGAAAAATTGACGCTGGACTTCCCAATAAAAAATACCGATCGTGCCGTCGGTGCCATCGTAAGTAACGAAATATCAAAAGTTTACGGGGCGCAAGGCTTGCCTATTAACACCCTAAAACTCAATTTCACCGGTTCTGCAGGCCAAAGTTTCGGAGCTTTCGCAACTAGGGGACTGACCATGATTGTCAACGGAAATACCAACGATTATCTCGGCAAGGGACTTTCCGGCGCAAAGCTCGTGGTGAAGGTACCTGAAGGTTCTACTATCGTGCCCGAAGAGAATGTGATTACGGGCAACGTCACCTTATATGGTGCTACGGCAGGTCGGGCCTATATCAATGGCAAGGCCGGCGAGCGTTTTTGTGTACGCAATTCTGGGGCGAAAGCGGTCGTCGAGGGCATCGGCGATCACGGTTGCGAATACATGACCGGCGGCGTAGCCGTAATTCTGGGAGAGGTAGGCCGGAATTTCGGCGCAGGAATGAGTGGCGGCATCGCTTATGTTTTCGACGAGAAAAAAACCTTCGAAAAGAATTGCAATACCACAAGCTTAAACCTATTGAAGGTCACTGAAGATCAAGACAGTAAGCAACTTAAAAGCCTTATTACCAGCCATTACAATTCCACCTTGAGCCCCCTTGCACAGCGTATTCTGGAAAATTGGGAAACCTGCCTGCCGCAATTCATTAAGGTATTCCCTGAGGAATATCGGCAGGCTCTGATACGCTTGGAAAGAGAAAAATTGGAAATGGCCTAATGCGGCCAGACTGTTACAATGACGAACTTAAGCGACTGGAAGGTTTATGTACAGTGCTCCTATAGAACTAGATGATGTACTTACTGGCCAGACGATAATAAATTATAGTGAAAAATGGGAAAGATTACCGGATTTTTGGAATTCGACAGAAAAGATGAAGCCTATGCTCCGGTCGAGGAGCGGGTCAAGAATTATAAGGAATTTACACGTCCTCTGCCTGAAAAGGAACTTCGGGACCAAGGCGCACGGTGTATGGACTGCGGGATTCCGTTTTGCCACAGCGGTTGTCCCTTGGGAAATCTGATTCCCGATTTTAACGATGCTGTTTATCAGGGCAAGTGGGACAAGGCGGCTGACATTCTTCATGCAACGAACAACTTCCCCGAATTCACTGGACGATTGTGCCCTGCTCCCTGTGAGGAAGCTTGCGTTTTGGGCATCAACGAAGACCCGGTCAG
Encoded here:
- the gltB gene encoding glutamate synthase large subunit — its product is MTLIKQGLYLPQFEHDNCGAGFICSLKGKKSNDIIHKALEILHKLEHRGAVSADGKTGDGAGILIDIPHDFFQAECDFELPEPGTYAVSNVFLPKKENQRNFCMAIFEENIKKQGLELLGWRDVPVNRSIPGRIAVETEPFIKQIFIAKESGNQDAFNFNLKLFIARKITEHTINDSKLSESKFFYVPSLSTKIIIFKGLLMPKDISLYYEDLMDPRVVTRLSLVHQRFSTNTFPTWDLAQPFRYMCHNGEINTLRGNVSRMLSREELMESDWFGDEIKNILPIILPDKSDSATMDMVVELLLMTGRSLPEAMMILVPEAWEKNPDMSEAKRAFYEYHSCMMEPWDGPASIPFTDGNFIGAVLDRNGLRPSRYTVTKNEYVVMSSETGVMDIAPENVEFHGRLEPGKMFLVDMAEGRIINDEEIKEDIARRHPYGKWLDDNMVHLRDIPYNDCPLFLGEASLTQRKSVFGYTLEDINTIILPMGKNAKEPIGSMGSDTPIAVLSERPQLIYNYFKQLFAQVTNPPLDGIREELITDISLTLGSDHNIFDFSELHCRKLKIQNPVISKEDLDKIKNYDASPDYKVVSIPTLYNIDKGYNGLEDALESILHQASKVADDGANIIILSDRGVDKDHAPIPALLSCSYVNSGLQRLGKRNKLSIIVESAEPREVHHFCLLFGFGASAINPYLVNEIIGEQIEEHDITEFTFGEAVKNYNKAIGKGILKVMNKIGISTLNSYRGSQLFECIGINTSVVDTYFPNTPTRIQGVGLYQIEKEIAKRHRKAFSKKDVAATLDLEIGGEYRWRRDGEKHMFNPLSVAKLQKAVRGNEATTYKEYADMVNEQTKNLMTIRGLFEFSNYDPIPLEEVEPWTEIVKRFKTGAMSYGSISKEAHENLAIAMNRIGGKSNSGEGGEDAERFYKNATGDWRNSAIKQVASGRFGVTSDYLTNAREIQIKMAQGAKPGEGGQLPGPKVNPAIAKTRNSTPYVGLISPPPHHDIYSIEDLSQLIYDLKSANREARINVKLVSEVGVGTVAAGVSKAKADVILISGFDGGTGASPLTSLKHAGLPWELGIAEAQQTLVMNDLRNRIVLECDGQLKTGRDVAVACLLGAEEFGFSTAPLVASGCIMMRVCHLNTCPVGIATQNPELRKKFEGKPEHVVNYMYFVAQELREIMAQLGFRTVNEMVGQVKKLDRRKAINHYKAKGIDLTPILHQVDVPVGTKFHNTQKQQHNVDQSIEFDIIAKANPSLFRKEKLTLDFPIKNTDRAVGAIVSNEISKVYGAQGLPINTLKLNFTGSAGQSFGAFATRGLTMIVNGNTNDYLGKGLSGAKLVVKVPEGSTIVPEENVITGNVTLYGATAGRAYINGKAGERFCVRNSGAKAVVEGIGDHGCEYMTGGVAVILGEVGRNFGAGMSGGIAYVFDEKKTFEKNCNTTSLNLLKVTEDQDSKQLKSLITSHYNSTLSPLAQRILENWETCLPQFIKVFPEEYRQALIRLEREKLEMA